The following is a genomic window from Novipirellula caenicola.
CCACTGACGGGCGAGCGACCGAAAAATGCCTCCGGCGACGGCACCTCACCACCACCCGCGGAAAAAAAATGAAATAAGACAAGAGAATTACCTCAACACCACTTGCCAACCTCGGACTTCATAGTCGTCACCGATCACGGGGCGGCAACGAGTAATTTTCCATTGTTAATCCGCCTGACTTCGCCGCTCCTGCGCATCCGATTGTTCGCGATTCACATAAGTGCCGCCGTCTTCGACGAAGGTGTCCGTCAATGCCCATTTCCATGAGTCGTAGTAAGTTGCGAGAGTTCCGCGACTATCATATGACTTCAAGGTGCGAAGCGTTCTGGCGTGAATGCGATGATAGTTTTCCCAAGCCGGACCGCTTCTCAAGTAGTCGCCAGCGTCATCACTCCAATGGAACCCATAATAGCTCCAATGTTTTCCCGGTCCGAAATGGTTCGCAATGTGAAAGTCATCAAGTGTCACACGGTTGTACTGCGTCCTCCCGAGCAATCGGATACCGCGGTCGATTCTGCGTTGCCAGTTCGTCACATGGCTTGCATCAGAGTCCAAGAATCTTGCTATACAGTGCATGAACTCGAGCGACAACAGCATGACATTTAGTGCAAAGCGTGGGCGCCGTTCGAACGGTCCCGCCGCCACATACCAATTCTCTTCGTTATCACCCTCGTAGTACATTAGCCCGCCTTCGCTAACGAAAAGGTCAAATGCCCTTCCGGCTCGCCTCATTCGGTCCAGCCAATATCCCCTGTCACGCTCCTCATGTTGAGCGATGCGTCCAAAGAGGTACGCAATCTCCGATTGGACCATCGCATCAGAATTGTTCATTTGCGGTACGGACCAGACGTCGACGCCGGGCGCTATCTCCTTCGCGTTACTCACCAGGTAATCGAGTTGATTAAAAAGCCTGAACTTACAGTTGGCCCTCACAGCGTCGGAGATCGAGACTTCAACTCCAGGGCTTGGGCATTTTCTGTAGCGATATACGTCACGGGCCAGAAGCTCGGCATAGCCAGCGATAAAGTGCGGGTTCAACAAAGCGATGCTAGTTGTAACGGTCGGGCTGGAGCCAGGAGGGTAGACCCAAACGGGGACATAAGGGTATCGCTGGCTGAACCCGACGCATCC
Proteins encoded in this region:
- a CDS encoding D-glucuronyl C5-epimerase family protein, translated to MNNSDAMVQSEIAYLFGRIAQHEERDRGYWLDRMRRAGRAFDLFVSEGGLMYYEGDNEENWYVAAGPFERRPRFALNVMLLSLEFMHCIARFLDSDASHVTNWQRRIDRGIRLLGRTQYNRVTLDDFHIANHFGPGKHWSYYGFHWSDDAGDYLRSGPAWENYHRIHARTLRTLKSYDSRGTLATYYDSWKWALTDTFVEDGGTYVNREQSDAQERRSQAD